From one Bacteroides fragilis NCTC 9343 genomic stretch:
- a CDS encoding HdeD family acid-resistance protein, giving the protein MKTLFDEMEHAVKNWWLSLILGILYIIVALCLLFAPGSSYIALSVIFSISMLISGIIEIIFSISNRRGISSWGWYLAGGIIDLILGIYLVAYPLLSMEVIPFIVAFWMMFRGFSATGYSMDLKRYGTREWGWYMGFGILAIICSLIILWQPAVGALYVIYMLAFTFLIIGFFRVMLSFELKSLHKRSTVMNGK; this is encoded by the coding sequence ATGAAAACTTTATTCGACGAGATGGAACACGCAGTCAAAAACTGGTGGTTATCTCTTATTCTGGGTATTCTGTACATCATCGTGGCTCTCTGTCTGCTATTCGCACCGGGAAGCAGTTACATTGCCCTCAGCGTCATCTTCAGCATTTCGATGCTGATAAGTGGTATCATCGAAATCATCTTCTCCATCAGTAACCGGCGAGGCATCTCGTCCTGGGGATGGTACCTCGCAGGCGGTATCATCGATCTGATCTTAGGCATCTACCTGGTAGCCTATCCGCTGCTCAGCATGGAAGTCATACCGTTCATAGTCGCCTTCTGGATGATGTTCCGCGGTTTCTCCGCCACAGGCTATTCTATGGACCTGAAGCGTTATGGCACCCGTGAGTGGGGATGGTACATGGGATTCGGCATCCTCGCCATCATTTGTTCGCTGATCATCCTGTGGCAGCCGGCCGTAGGTGCCCTCTACGTTATATATATGCTGGCATTCACTTTCCTGATCATCGGATTCTTCCGTGTCATGTTGTCCTTCGAACTGAAAAGCCTTCATAAACGATCAACGGTGATGAACGGTAAATGA
- the mpi gene encoding serine-type multi-promoter DNA invertase Mpi, with protein MVIAYLRVSTEKQFLANQKEEIMRFAEKNGLSIDKWYTETVSGSVSTKDRKLSELLKRMHPGDTLIVTEISRLSRTLLEIMTILNFCIKKQVVLYSTKEGYVFQDDINSKVLGFAFGLMAEIERNLISMRTKEALARRKQEGMTLGRKKGDTPKIKLLRANKRVLTKELDKGTTYSELAEKMGVSRTTLFRFMKTMY; from the coding sequence ATGGTAATAGCTTATTTGAGAGTAAGTACGGAAAAACAGTTTTTGGCTAATCAGAAGGAAGAGATTATGCGATTTGCAGAGAAGAATGGGTTGTCGATTGACAAGTGGTACACAGAGACCGTAAGCGGAAGCGTGAGCACAAAAGACAGAAAGCTATCAGAGTTATTGAAGAGAATGCATCCCGGGGATACACTGATTGTAACGGAGATTTCGAGATTGAGCCGTACACTGCTCGAGATTATGACTATCCTGAATTTTTGTATTAAGAAGCAGGTAGTGCTCTATAGCACCAAAGAGGGCTATGTGTTTCAGGACGACATCAACAGCAAGGTGCTGGGATTCGCGTTCGGACTGATGGCGGAAATAGAAAGGAACCTGATTTCGATGCGTACCAAAGAAGCTCTCGCACGCAGAAAGCAGGAAGGAATGACTTTAGGCCGAAAGAAAGGGGATACGCCTAAAATAAAATTGCTGCGTGCCAATAAGCGCGTACTTACCAAAGAACTTGACAAAGGAACTACTTACTCGGAATTGGCGGAGAAGATGGGGGTATCCAGAACAACCCTGTTCCGGTTTATGAAAACGATGTATTAG